A genomic stretch from Thalassophryne amazonica chromosome 18, fThaAma1.1, whole genome shotgun sequence includes:
- the LOC117530853 gene encoding hemoglobin subunit beta-1-like isoform X2, which yields MVVWSEQERCIIDGIFKGLDYNDIGGKALCRCLIVYPWTQRYFAGFGNLYNAEAILANQKVLDHGAKVLHGVDLALKNMDNIKECYKDLSKLHSEELHVDPDNFKLLSDCLSIVIAAKMGVNFTPEVQAALQKFMGVVVSALSKQYH from the exons ATGGTTGTGTGGAGCGAACAGGAGCGCTGCATCATCGATGGCATCTTTAAGGGCCTTGACTACAATGACATCGGCGGCAAAGCTCTG TGCAGGTGCTTGATCGTGTATCCATGGACTCAGCGTTACTTCGCCGGATTTGGCAACCTGTACAACGCCGAGGCCATCCTGGCCAACCAGAAAGTCTTAGATCATGGCGCAAAGGTGCTGCACGGCGTGGACCTGGCCCTGAAGAACATGGATAACATCAAGGAATGTTACAAAGACCTGAGCAAGCTGCACTCAGAAGAGCTGCACGTTGACCCCGACAACTTCAAG CTGCTTTCTGACTGCCTCTCCATCGTCATcgctgccaaaatgggtgtaaactTCACTCCAGAAGTACAGGCAGCCCTGCAGAAGTTCATGGGTGTGGTTGTGTCCGCTCTGAGCAAGCAGTACCACTAA
- the LOC117530853 gene encoding hemoglobin subunit beta-1-like isoform X1, whose protein sequence is MVVWSEQERCIIDGIFKGLDYNDIGGKALTRCLIVYPWTQRYFAGFGNLYNAEAILANQKVLDHGAKVLHGVDLALKNMDNIKECYKDLSKLHSEELHVDPDNFKLLSDCLSIVIAAKMGVNFTPEVQAALQKFMGVVVSALSKQYH, encoded by the exons ATGGTTGTGTGGAGCGAACAGGAGCGCTGCATCATCGATGGCATCTTTAAGGGCCTTGACTACAATGACATCGGCGGCAAAGCTCTGACCAG GTGCTTGATCGTGTATCCATGGACTCAGCGTTACTTCGCCGGATTTGGCAACCTGTACAACGCCGAGGCCATCCTGGCCAACCAGAAAGTCTTAGATCATGGCGCAAAGGTGCTGCACGGCGTGGACCTGGCCCTGAAGAACATGGATAACATCAAGGAATGTTACAAAGACCTGAGCAAGCTGCACTCAGAAGAGCTGCACGTTGACCCCGACAACTTCAAG CTGCTTTCTGACTGCCTCTCCATCGTCATcgctgccaaaatgggtgtaaactTCACTCCAGAAGTACAGGCAGCCCTGCAGAAGTTCATGGGTGTGGTTGTGTCCGCTCTGAGCAAGCAGTACCACTAA
- the zgc:163057 gene encoding hemoglobin subunit alpha-D, whose translation MMLSQKQKKLIAETWESLVPVAEDIGSDALLRMFVTCPGSKTYFSHLDISPRSRHMLSHGRKIVQAIAEGAKDISQLTVTLSRLQTLHAYQLRIDPWNFKIFSHCVLISLACHLGERFTPVMHAAMDKYLSAFVAVLAEKYR comes from the exons ATGATGCTCTCACAGAAACAAAAAAAGTTAATTGCAGAAACATGGGAAAGTCTGGTTCCTGTGGCTGAAGATATCGGTTCAGATGCACTTCTTAG GATGTTTGTGACGTGTCCAGGTAGTAAGACATACTTCTCCCATCTTGACATCAGTCCACGCTCACGCCACATGCTGTCCCACGGTAGAAAGATAGTCCAGGCCATAGCTGAAGGTGCCAAAGACATCAGCCAGCTGACAGTCACGCTCTCTCGTCTGCAGACCCTGCATGCCTACCAACTACGGATCGACCCCTGGAACTTCAAG ATATTCTCTCACTGTGTCCTCATCAGCCTGGCCTGTCACCTGGGTGAGCGCTTCACGCCTGTCATGCATGCAGCCATGGACAAGTACCTGTCAGCTTTCGTCGCCGTGCTCGCTGAGAAGTATCGATGA